Proteins co-encoded in one Bacillus infantis NRRL B-14911 genomic window:
- the atpD gene encoding F0F1 ATP synthase subunit beta: MNKGRVLQIMGPVVDVKFDSGELPQIYNALTISVPARNESEVAISLTLEVALHLGDDTVRTIAMASTDGLTRGAEVIDTGAPISVPVGDITLGRVFNVLGETIDLDPALQAGIRRDSIHREAPKFEQLSTEVEILETGIKVVDLLAPYIKGGKIGLFGGAGVGKTVLIQELINNIAQEHGGISVFAGVGERTREGNDLYHEMTDSGVIKKTAMVFGQMNEPPGARMRVALTGLTMAEFFRDDQGQDVLFFMDNIFRFTQAGSEVSALLGRMPSAVGYQPTLATEMGRLQERITSTNVGSVTSIQAIYVPADDYTDPAPATTFAHLDATTNLERKLSEMGIYPAVDPLASTSRALSPEIVGEEHYSVARQVQSTLQRYRELQDIIAILGMDELSDEDKLVVHRARRIQFYLSQNFHVAEQFTGQKGSYVPVKETVKGFKEILEGKYDHLPEDAFRLVGTIEDVLENAKSMGVEV; this comes from the coding sequence ATGAACAAAGGACGCGTTCTTCAAATCATGGGTCCGGTTGTTGACGTAAAGTTTGACAGCGGCGAGCTTCCGCAAATCTACAATGCTTTAACAATCTCAGTCCCTGCGCGTAACGAATCTGAAGTTGCAATCAGCTTAACCCTTGAAGTTGCCCTTCACTTAGGTGATGATACAGTTCGTACTATTGCCATGGCTTCTACTGACGGCTTAACCCGTGGTGCTGAAGTTATTGACACTGGTGCACCTATCTCTGTACCAGTTGGGGATATCACTCTTGGACGTGTATTCAACGTACTTGGTGAAACAATCGACCTTGATCCGGCACTCCAAGCCGGCATCCGTCGCGACTCCATCCACAGGGAAGCACCTAAATTCGAGCAGCTTTCAACTGAGGTTGAAATCCTTGAAACTGGAATTAAAGTAGTAGACCTTCTTGCACCTTACATCAAAGGTGGTAAAATCGGTCTATTCGGTGGTGCCGGTGTAGGTAAAACCGTTCTGATCCAGGAATTGATCAACAATATCGCCCAAGAGCACGGCGGTATCTCCGTATTCGCCGGTGTCGGCGAGCGTACACGTGAAGGTAATGACCTTTACCACGAGATGACCGACTCAGGCGTAATCAAGAAAACGGCGATGGTATTCGGCCAGATGAACGAGCCGCCGGGAGCGCGTATGCGTGTTGCCCTGACAGGTTTGACAATGGCTGAATTCTTCCGTGATGACCAAGGACAGGACGTTCTTTTCTTCATGGATAACATCTTCCGTTTCACACAGGCAGGTTCTGAGGTTTCCGCCCTGTTAGGCCGTATGCCTTCAGCGGTAGGTTACCAGCCGACCCTTGCAACAGAAATGGGACGCCTTCAGGAACGTATCACATCTACTAACGTAGGTTCTGTTACTTCCATCCAGGCAATCTATGTACCAGCCGATGACTATACGGATCCGGCTCCAGCAACAACGTTCGCTCACTTGGATGCGACGACTAACCTTGAGCGTAAGCTTTCTGAGATGGGTATCTACCCTGCGGTGGATCCTCTTGCTTCAACTTCCCGTGCCCTGTCACCGGAAATCGTTGGAGAAGAACACTACTCAGTAGCGCGCCAGGTTCAATCAACGCTTCAGCGTTACAGAGAACTTCAGGATATCATCGCGATCCTCGGTATGGATGAGCTTTCTGACGAAGACAAGCTTGTTGTACACCGTGCACGCCGTATCCAGTTCTATCTATCACAGAACTTCCACGTTGCCGAGCAGTTCACTGGCCAGAAAGGTTCTTACGTTCCGGTTAAAGAAACTGTTAAAGGCTTCAAAGAAATTCTTGAAGGCAAATACGACCATCTTCCAGAAGATGCTTTCCGCCTTGTCGGAACGATCGAAGACGTGCTTGAAAATGCGAAAAGCATGGGCGTAGAGGTCTAA
- a CDS encoding NADH-quinone oxidoreductase subunit C, protein MGDEKDKEQLKKEAAEKAKAIAKKRLEEKRAAEQAELKEAPNQEEDLAKKKAAAAAEAKAAALAKRKAKEQEADTETPTPEEPQEDDLAKKKAAAAAKAKAAALAKKKAKEQEAGTETPTPEESQEDDLAKKKAAAAAKAKAAALAKKKAKEQEAQTEASAPDEPEDDLAKKKAAAAAKAKAAALAKMKAKEQESGGEAAGDEDLAKKKAAAASKAKAAAAAKAKAAAMAKQAGESGTDDEKAKAIAAAKAKAAAAAKAKAAAAAKASGAGADDEKAKAIAAAKAKAAAAAKARSASGAKPAAEPEAEQKPSVNQPFLDLYNQVIEEHLGGDVLEDSYINRLSKDVPTLVARQDTYFKIAEFLRYNEQLGFDYLSELHGTDFETHMEVYVHLYSYKNRQTVALKTKIDRSDPAIESLAPLWAGANWPECEAYDLLGISFKGHPGLYRIMLGEEWVGHPLRKDYEPYDVEV, encoded by the coding sequence ATGGGCGATGAAAAGGATAAAGAGCAGCTGAAGAAAGAGGCAGCAGAAAAGGCCAAAGCAATCGCCAAAAAGCGGCTTGAAGAAAAGCGGGCAGCTGAACAGGCTGAACTAAAAGAAGCTCCAAATCAAGAGGAAGACCTGGCGAAGAAAAAAGCCGCCGCAGCAGCCGAGGCAAAAGCCGCAGCTTTAGCGAAAAGAAAAGCCAAGGAACAGGAAGCCGATACAGAGACCCCAACTCCAGAAGAACCTCAAGAAGATGACCTGGCGAAGAAAAAGGCAGCTGCAGCAGCCAAAGCGAAGGCCGCAGCCCTTGCTAAAAAGAAAGCCAAGGAACAGGAAGCCGGGACAGAGACCCCAACTCCAGAGGAATCTCAAGAAGATGACCTGGCGAAGAAAAAGGCAGCCGCAGCAGCCAAAGCGAAGGCCGCAGCCCTTGCTAAAAAGAAAGCCAAGGAACAGGAAGCTCAGACAGAGGCCTCTGCTCCAGATGAGCCGGAAGATGATCTTGCCAAAAAGAAAGCCGCCGCAGCAGCCAAAGCAAAGGCCGCAGCCCTCGCCAAAATGAAAGCAAAGGAACAGGAATCAGGAGGGGAAGCAGCAGGGGACGAGGATCTTGCCAAGAAAAAAGCCGCAGCCGCTTCAAAAGCCAAGGCAGCCGCCGCGGCAAAGGCAAAAGCGGCAGCTATGGCAAAGCAAGCCGGTGAGTCTGGTACAGATGACGAAAAGGCAAAAGCTATTGCAGCCGCTAAGGCGAAGGCAGCGGCAGCAGCCAAAGCAAAAGCCGCTGCTGCCGCGAAAGCTTCAGGAGCCGGCGCTGATGATGAAAAAGCAAAAGCGATTGCCGCGGCCAAGGCGAAAGCCGCAGCAGCAGCCAAAGCAAGATCTGCTTCAGGCGCAAAGCCGGCCGCAGAGCCTGAAGCAGAACAGAAGCCTTCCGTAAACCAGCCTTTCCTTGATCTGTACAACCAGGTAATTGAAGAACATCTCGGAGGGGACGTATTGGAAGACTCCTATATTAATAGGCTTTCGAAGGATGTTCCGACTCTTGTCGCAAGGCAGGATACATATTTCAAGATTGCAGAGTTCCTGCGCTATAACGAGCAGCTGGGCTTTGACTATCTTTCCGAGCTCCACGGTACTGACTTTGAAACCCATATGGAGGTCTATGTACATTTGTATTCTTATAAAAACCGCCAGACGGTGGCATTGAAAACAAAGATAGACCGTTCAGACCCTGCTATTGAATCGCTGGCTCCTTTATGGGCGGGGGCGAATTGGCCGGAGTGCGAGGCATATGACCTGCTCGGCATCAGCTTCAAGGGTCATCCAGGCTTGTACCGGATCATGCTCGGGGAAGAATGGGTCGGCCATCCGCTCCGAAAAGATTATGAACCCTATGATGTGGAGGTGTAG
- a CDS encoding NuoB/complex I 20 kDa subunit family protein, whose translation MDLKLENITPEEMQELQRNVFMATLEQIKAWARSNSLWPMTFGLACCAIEMMGVGSSHYDLDRFGSFFRTSPRQSDVMIVSGTVTKKMAPIVRRLYDQMPEPKWVIAMGSCATAGGPYVKSYSVVKGVDQIVPVDVYIPGCPPNPAALIYGINKLKEKIRYEAKTGKRVI comes from the coding sequence ATGGACTTAAAGCTTGAGAATATCACACCAGAAGAAATGCAGGAACTGCAGAGGAACGTATTTATGGCCACCCTTGAACAAATCAAAGCCTGGGCCAGAAGCAACTCATTATGGCCTATGACCTTCGGGCTCGCCTGCTGTGCAATTGAAATGATGGGGGTAGGTTCCTCCCACTATGACCTGGACCGGTTCGGCTCATTTTTCCGTACCTCGCCGCGCCAATCGGACGTCATGATCGTATCCGGTACCGTCACAAAGAAGATGGCTCCGATTGTCCGCCGCCTGTATGATCAGATGCCTGAGCCTAAATGGGTCATTGCCATGGGTTCATGTGCAACTGCAGGAGGGCCATATGTAAAGTCCTATTCAGTTGTAAAAGGCGTTGACCAGATTGTTCCGGTGGATGTATACATACCGGGCTGTCCGCCAAATCCGGCAGCCCTGATTTACGGAATCAACAAGCTGAAGGAAAAAATCCGATATGAAGCAAAGACCGGGAAGCGGGTGATCTAG
- a CDS encoding F0F1 ATP synthase subunit epsilon, which translates to MKTIKVSVVTPDGPVYESDVDMVSTKAQSGELGILPGHIPMVAPLQIGAVRLKNGGNTELLAVNGGFIEVRPDQVTILAQSAEQSEGIDIERAKSAKQRAEQRLADQKRDNIDAKRAELALQRAVNRISVAERRI; encoded by the coding sequence ATGAAGACGATCAAAGTCAGTGTTGTTACTCCCGATGGCCCGGTGTACGAATCAGATGTGGACATGGTCAGCACCAAAGCTCAAAGCGGCGAGCTTGGCATCCTGCCTGGACATATTCCAATGGTCGCACCGCTGCAAATTGGAGCCGTCCGCCTGAAGAATGGCGGAAATACTGAACTCTTGGCAGTCAATGGCGGCTTCATCGAAGTCCGTCCGGATCAAGTAACGATCCTAGCGCAATCCGCTGAGCAATCAGAAGGAATTGACATCGAGCGTGCCAAAAGCGCCAAACAGCGCGCCGAACAGCGCCTCGCCGATCAAAAGCGTGACAACATCGACGCCAAACGGGCCGAACTAGCCCTCCAAAGGGCAGTTAACCGTATTTCAGTTGCTGAAAGAAGAATATAA
- a CDS encoding NADH-quinone oxidoreductase subunit A, which translates to MDLLNLYQNNYLIVFVFLCLGVLLPVVALFMGKLLRPSKPSEAKYTTYESGIEPFHDSRVQFNVRYYIFALMFVIFDVETVFLYPWAVAYEKLGIFALIEMLIFTIMLVIGLIYAWKKKVLKWT; encoded by the coding sequence ATGGATTTGCTGAACTTATACCAAAATAACTATCTGATTGTCTTCGTATTTCTATGTCTAGGTGTCCTGCTTCCAGTGGTCGCATTATTCATGGGAAAGCTCCTTCGCCCCAGCAAGCCGTCAGAAGCAAAGTACACCACATATGAAAGCGGAATTGAACCATTCCATGATTCAAGGGTGCAGTTCAATGTCCGCTATTATATTTTTGCCCTCATGTTTGTCATCTTCGATGTTGAAACCGTATTTTTATACCCCTGGGCCGTCGCCTATGAAAAACTCGGAATATTTGCCCTGATTGAAATGCTCATTTTTACCATCATGCTGGTCATCGGACTAATCTACGCATGGAAGAAGAAGGTGCTCAAATGGACTTAA